The following are encoded together in the Candidatus Cloacimonadota bacterium genome:
- a CDS encoding cyclic nucleotide-binding domain-containing protein, with translation MNIFTRENDNELLKYLNDKELASVLKITKKETFKTGSYILEESDKNRDIFVIQKGSVSICFVDKNNREQHITTLYNGETFGEINFIIPVQRTAYVKALEELVIIRFPYEDLLNFLKSDMAICAKICASLNDSLAKRVVRTTQEFVHSLTTQNR, from the coding sequence ATGAACATTTTCACCCGTGAGAACGACAATGAACTTCTTAAGTATCTCAATGACAAAGAGTTAGCTTCGGTTCTGAAGATCACAAAAAAAGAAACGTTTAAGACGGGCTCATATATTCTTGAGGAAAGCGATAAAAACAGGGACATTTTTGTCATTCAAAAAGGTTCAGTCTCCATCTGTTTTGTTGATAAAAATAACAGAGAACAACACATCACAACATTGTACAATGGTGAAACATTCGGAGAGATAAATTTTATCATACCGGTTCAGCGAACTGCATATGTCAAAGCGCTTGAAGAGCTTGTGATCATTCGATTTCCCTATGAGGACCTTCTCAACTTTCTAAAAAGTGATATGGCAATCTGCGCTAAGATCTGCGCTTCTCTGAATGATTCTCTTGCCAAACGGGTAGTCAGAACAACACAGGAATTTGTTCATTCGCTGACAACACAAAATAGATAA